The window TAACTTCACGATCCAGCCCTTTAGTAGCAACGTCTTCTCTTAGCACATTTACTAATGGTAGGACATGTGTAGTAGGTTCTACATTTGTTGTATCCAATTCTTTTAATTGCTCAGCAAATTCCGTAATTGCCCCTAGTTGTAGTGCAAACTTTTCTGCTTCTTCTTCCGTAATTGCAAGTCTTGCAAGATGCGCAACATGCTTTACTTCTTCTTTTGTTAATTCCGCCATTTATCACACCTCCGAATTCAATAACCATAAGAAATATCATATCATTTTTCACTCTGCTTGAACAGAGAGTAACCATAGCTTATTGGGAGTATATATGCACATATGCCTCTTCATCACCAGGCTTTTTCACAAGCAATGCTTCTGCACCATCTAACGAATTCACTTGTACTTCGATATTCATCGAAGGATTAAAATGATCTTTTATCAAGCCTGCGAGATGCTGTGTAAATCCAATCACCTCTGCGGTTCCATAAAACTGAATAGGAATAGTGATGGTCCACTTTTGCAGTTGTTTGTCTTTAAAATACCCTGTCCCAATAATGCTTGTGTAATTAGAGAAATACAACTCTACATCCTGTTTGAAGTTACGGAAAATTGTATCTAAATCACGATATTTTTCTTGAGAGTCCGCTGTAGGGAATAGAACATATTCTTCGTCATTAGCCTTCCAATCAGAAACATTTTTCCCTGCCGGTGCTGTACTATACGTAAAATATGTTCCTGGAACAACTGCATTCCGGCTATTTTGCTTGAACAATCCTACTACAATTGGAATATCCGCAAGACCATCCATTTTGCGTAAACGGGTAACTACTTCTTCGGCAATCCGTTTACCATTCTCTTCAATTTGAGCTTGTGTTAGTTTCTCTTCATAAGTAGCACCATATGCTTCCTTCGTATAGTAATACGTTGAATTTAACGCCAAACCTATGGAAATTCCAGATAGACTTACTGCATTATCTTTCTTTTCTAAATAATTTTGTTCCACGATATGCGTTATATAGACTGGTGCTTTTTGGGCCTTTTCTTCTCCAACTAAACCTTCATCACTTGGATTTAATCCACCTTCTTCTTGATTGCTTCTAGCTAGCCAATCCTTTAGGGTGCTCGTATCTAGGTACTGCCCTTCCTGGAACAAATACTTATCCGGTGAGAACTCATTTTGAGATATACGAAGAAGTCCGTTTTCCACTTCCTTCATATCGTATTTAGTAGATAAATTAGATAATACTAATCCTCTACTCGCGCTTTCCTCATAAGGTAATAATGTTCGGTAATATGTTTCGTCTAGCTGCAAACTCGGAATTATTACTGTTTTGGTCTCTTCTTCTTCTGTATTTTGTAAAACCTCTGTTTCGTCACCCAAAGAAGGAGCACAACCAGAGACCGTTAGTAATAAAGCCAGTGTCAACATGCCTATGTGTTTTTTGGTCATGTTCGCCACTCCCTTACTCCGTTACGGAGTCTAATAATTTTTGTTCATCCCAAACCTCGATACCAAGGCTTGTTGCTTTTTCTAGTTTAGATCCTGCTTCTTCTCCAGCAATGACTAAATCCGTTTTCTTACTGACACTTCCGGCAACTTTGCCACCTAATGACTCTATTTTTTCTTTTGCTTCTGTCCGAGTTAGTTGGATAAGCTTCCCTGTTAATACAACTGTTTTACCCGCAAATGGGCTGTTTTCCATTACAGCTGCATCAATAATTCTACCAGTATACTGTAGCGTCAATCCTGCATCTTTTAATCGACCAATCAATAACTGGACCTCATCCTGTTCAAAATAGGTCACTAATGAATCTGCCATTTTATCACCAATTTCAAAAATAGCTATAAGCTCATCTTTTGTTGCTTTCATTAATGCTTCAAAGTTATGAAAATTCTCCGAAAGTATTTTTGCAGCTTTTTCTCCAATATGACGAATTCCAAGTCCGAATAATACTCGCTCCATTGAATTTGCTTTTGATGCTTCTATTGCTTCCACTAAATTAGTTGCAGATTTTAGTCCCATACGCTCCAGCTTTACTAAATCATCCACTGTTAATGTATATAAATCTGAAATATCTTTGATGAGTTGTTCTCTAAATAACTGTTCCACCACTTTTTCTCCAAGTCCATCAATATTCATCGCATTGCGAGAAGCAAAGTGGTAAATACCTTCTTGAATTTGGGCAGGACATTGTGGATTTACACAACGAAGTGCGACTTCTTCTTCAATTCTAACTAATTCACTTTCACAAACCGGACAATTGGTAGGCATTTCGTATGGTACTTCCGTGCCTTTTCTCTCTGCAGTTATAACGGCTACTACTTCAGGAATTATATCTCCTGCTTTTCGGATAATGACACGATCACCGATTCGAATATCCTTTTCACGGATTAAATCTTCGTTATGAAGTGTAGCACGTTGGACAGTAGATCCCGCCACTTGTGCTGGCTCTAAAATAGCAGTTGGAGTAACAACACCCGTGCGACCAACTGTTAAGTCGATATCGATAATTTTCGTGACTACTTCCTCTGCTGGAAATTTATAAGCTATAGCAAATCGTGGACTTTTCGCAGTAAATCCTAGCTCTTCTTGCTGTGCATAGTCATTTACTTTTATAACAATTCCATCAATTTCATATGGAATGTCATGTCTTTTTTCCGTCCACTCTTCTATAAAGCTAAGTACTTCTTCGATGGATGTACATTTTTTTGTTTCCTTATTAGTAGGTAATCCCTGTTTTTTCATAAATCCTAGTGCATCTAAATGATTGTCTATATTCTGGTCCTCACCGTCGCCACCCATACCATAGACGAACATTGATAAATTACGGCTAGCCGTTATTTTAGGGTCGAGCTGACGTAAAGAGCCTGCTGCTGCATTACGAGGATTTGCAAATAATACCTCTGCTTGTGCTGTGCGTTCTTCATTCAACTTTGCGAAGGAAGACTTTGGCATATATGCCTCTCCTCTTGCCTCCATAGTTACCTTTTCCTTTAAGCGCATAGGAATGGAACGAATGGTTTTAATATTACTTGTAATATCCTCACCAGTCGTACCATCCCCACGGGTAGCCCCTCTTACTAAAAGACCATCCACATATAATAGGGAAATTGCAAGTCCATCAATCTTCAATTCACATACATACGTTGGTGATTCATCGATAATACCTTGAATACGTTTGTCGAAATCACGCAGATCCGCTTCGTTAAAAGCATTCGATAGACTAAGCATTGGGTTTGCATGGGTTACTTTTTTAAAGCCTTCACTTACGATGGAACCAACTCGCTGAGTAGGAGAATCCGGTAATATTAAATCTGGATTTTGTTCCTCCAAGGCTATTAGCTCATGCAAATATTGATCGTAAACGGCATCTGGAACAATAGGATCATCTAATACATAATAGGCATGACCATAATCATTTAACAGCTTGTGTAGTTCTTGTACTCGTTGTTCTAACTGATCCATCCAGGGTTCCTCCTGTTGTTATACTTTTTCGATTGGGGCAAATTTAGCGAGTAGACGCTTAATACCCGTAGGACTTGGAAATGCAATATCTAGCTCGGTATTCTCACCTTCGCCACGAACACTGACAACCATACCTTCGCCCCATTTTTTATGAGCCGCTTTATCACCAACCTGCCAGCCCATTTTCTCCCCACCTGATTCGTTATATGCTGGACGAGTAACTACTGCTTTACGAGCATTACCAATAGCTTTTGCATGTTTTTCTGGATTTTTGCCAATGTCTTTAGTCCAACCAACGACCTCAATAATATCATCTGAAATTTCTTTGATAAAACGAGATGGGCTATTAAAACTGCCACGACCAAATATAGTTCGGGACTGCGCACAAGTAATTACAAGTCTTTCTTCTGCTCGGGTGATTCCCACGTAGGCCAGGCGTCGTTCCTCTTCCATTTCATCATCATCACCAAGTGATCGTGAATGTGGGAAGATATTTTCTTCCATTCCAATGATAAATACTACTGGGAATTCCAAGCCTTTTGCCGCATGCATCGTCATTAAAATAATATTTCCTTTAGATATATCTTCATCTTCATCCAATTTATCTATATCGGAGATAAGAGCCAAATCTGTCAAAAATGCAACTAATGACTTGTCCTCACTCTTTTCCTCAAATGCTTTCGTTACAGATAAAAACTCTTCAATATTTTCTAATCGACTTTCCGCTTCAATAGTCTTTTCATTTTTTAGCATCGTACGGTAGCCCGTTTTATCAAGCACTTGCTCAACAATTTCTGTGACAGACAAAAATTCCTGCATTTGGGTCAAATTATTGATTAGCCCTTGGAATTGAATAACAGAATTTACAGCACGAGCTGGTATCCCCATGAAGTCGACTTCATTTAATGCATCTAAAATCGAACGGTCTTGGTCTAGTGCATAGAGCGCCATACGTTCAAAAGACGTTGCTCCGATATTTCGTTTAGGCTCATTAATAATTCGAGCAAGTGATAAATCATCATCGTTATTGGCTATTAAACGTAAATAGGCAAGTAAGTCTTTAATCTCTTTGCGATCATAGAACTTTGTGCCTCCCACAATTGTATATGCCATATTCGATTTAACGAGCACTTCCTCCATCACACGAGATTGAGCATTCGTGCGATACAAAATTGCAAAATCATTTAATGTACGATTTTCTAATTCCATTAATTCTTGGATTTTTTGTACAACATACTGTGCTTCCTGATGTTCATTCATCGCACGGAATAACTCGAGTTTTTCCCCTTCTAGATTCTCCGTTCGTAAAACCTTTGGATATCTACTCGTGTTATTTCCAATGACGTCGTTTGCAGCCTGTAGGATTCGTTGAGAAGAACGATAATTTTGTTCTAACATAATCGCTTTTGCGTTAGGGTAATCCTTTTCAAACGATAGGATATTCTGAATATCTGCTCCACGCCAGCGATAAATCGATTGATCCGAGTCACCAACGACACAAATATTTTTGAACTTTTTAGCAAGCATTTGCACTAATTCGTACTGAGCTTTGTTCGTATCCTGATATTCATCCACATGGATATACTGGAATTTATTTTGGTAAAACTCAAGTACATCAGGAACTCGTTTGAACAATGTCAATGTCAGCATGATCAAATCATCAAAATCGAGTGATTGGTTCTTTCTCAATTTTTTTTGATAGCTTTGATACACATTTGCCACTGTCTTTTCAAACGGATTCATCTCATTCATCTGTGCACGATATGTATCCGAATCAATACAAATATTTTTGGCGCCACTGATGGCATTTAGCATCGAGCGAGGGTCATATTGTTTCGAATCAATATTTTGCTCTTTTAATACATTTTTAATA is drawn from Psychrobacillus sp. INOP01 and contains these coding sequences:
- the ligA gene encoding NAD-dependent DNA ligase LigA — protein: MDQLEQRVQELHKLLNDYGHAYYVLDDPIVPDAVYDQYLHELIALEEQNPDLILPDSPTQRVGSIVSEGFKKVTHANPMLSLSNAFNEADLRDFDKRIQGIIDESPTYVCELKIDGLAISLLYVDGLLVRGATRGDGTTGEDITSNIKTIRSIPMRLKEKVTMEARGEAYMPKSSFAKLNEERTAQAEVLFANPRNAAAGSLRQLDPKITASRNLSMFVYGMGGDGEDQNIDNHLDALGFMKKQGLPTNKETKKCTSIEEVLSFIEEWTEKRHDIPYEIDGIVIKVNDYAQQEELGFTAKSPRFAIAYKFPAEEVVTKIIDIDLTVGRTGVVTPTAILEPAQVAGSTVQRATLHNEDLIREKDIRIGDRVIIRKAGDIIPEVVAVITAERKGTEVPYEMPTNCPVCESELVRIEEEVALRCVNPQCPAQIQEGIYHFASRNAMNIDGLGEKVVEQLFREQLIKDISDLYTLTVDDLVKLERMGLKSATNLVEAIEASKANSMERVLFGLGIRHIGEKAAKILSENFHNFEALMKATKDELIAIFEIGDKMADSLVTYFEQDEVQLLIGRLKDAGLTLQYTGRIIDAAVMENSPFAGKTVVLTGKLIQLTRTEAKEKIESLGGKVAGSVSKKTDLVIAGEEAGSKLEKATSLGIEVWDEQKLLDSVTE
- the gatC gene encoding Asp-tRNA(Asn)/Glu-tRNA(Gln) amidotransferase subunit GatC, which translates into the protein MAELTKEEVKHVAHLARLAITEEEAEKFALQLGAITEFAEQLKELDTTNVEPTTHVLPLVNVLREDVATKGLDREVMMLNVKEQEAGQVKVPSIMD
- the pcrA gene encoding DNA helicase PcrA, yielding MEIIAKNLLNGMNKEQEEAVKTTEGPLLIMAGAGSGKTRVLTHRIAYLIVEKEVYPSKILAITFTNKAAREMRERIDGLLGPGTGERMWVSTFHSMCVRILRRDIDRIGYTKNFSILDTSDQLTVIKNVLKEQNIDSKQYDPRSMLNAISGAKNICIDSDTYRAQMNEMNPFEKTVANVYQSYQKKLRKNQSLDFDDLIMLTLTLFKRVPDVLEFYQNKFQYIHVDEYQDTNKAQYELVQMLAKKFKNICVVGDSDQSIYRWRGADIQNILSFEKDYPNAKAIMLEQNYRSSQRILQAANDVIGNNTSRYPKVLRTENLEGEKLELFRAMNEHQEAQYVVQKIQELMELENRTLNDFAILYRTNAQSRVMEEVLVKSNMAYTIVGGTKFYDRKEIKDLLAYLRLIANNDDDLSLARIINEPKRNIGATSFERMALYALDQDRSILDALNEVDFMGIPARAVNSVIQFQGLINNLTQMQEFLSVTEIVEQVLDKTGYRTMLKNEKTIEAESRLENIEEFLSVTKAFEEKSEDKSLVAFLTDLALISDIDKLDEDEDISKGNIILMTMHAAKGLEFPVVFIIGMEENIFPHSRSLGDDDEMEEERRLAYVGITRAEERLVITCAQSRTIFGRGSFNSPSRFIKEISDDIIEVVGWTKDIGKNPEKHAKAIGNARKAVVTRPAYNESGGEKMGWQVGDKAAHKKWGEGMVVSVRGEGENTELDIAFPSPTGIKRLLAKFAPIEKV
- a CDS encoding CamS family sex pheromone protein; the encoded protein is MTKKHIGMLTLALLLTVSGCAPSLGDETEVLQNTEEEETKTVIIPSLQLDETYYRTLLPYEESASRGLVLSNLSTKYDMKEVENGLLRISQNEFSPDKYLFQEGQYLDTSTLKDWLARSNQEEGGLNPSDEGLVGEEKAQKAPVYITHIVEQNYLEKKDNAVSLSGISIGLALNSTYYYTKEAYGATYEEKLTQAQIEENGKRIAEEVVTRLRKMDGLADIPIVVGLFKQNSRNAVVPGTYFTYSTAPAGKNVSDWKANDEEYVLFPTADSQEKYRDLDTIFRNFKQDVELYFSNYTSIIGTGYFKDKQLQKWTITIPIQFYGTAEVIGFTQHLAGLIKDHFNPSMNIEVQVNSLDGAEALLVKKPGDEEAYVHIYSQ